DNA from Aphis gossypii isolate Hap1 chromosome 3, ASM2018417v2, whole genome shotgun sequence:
acgataaaaatataaaatatatggcaTAGTTGTACACAGACGTGATGACGTGGTGCAGGGATGCAACAGAActtcgtatttttttaatgctttaCTTAGCATTTGAATACTTGTTTGACTGTTTGTAAGCTGCTACAAAATATCACCTTTTTTAAAAGTCATTATGCTAATTgcggtaatttattttatatataatataatatacataaaatcttCGACTTAATCAGGTTCAAGGAATGGAagaccaaaaatataatttaaaattttctaaatcaCGCTTGGcagaaatgaaaattatttttcttgttgagtaatattttttcgtttatcaAGACTAATTTGGCTctgcatgttttttttttttttttgatcaattCCATGTTAAATAACtacttgtttttgaattatatttaaattcaaatttaaaattgcttaGTACAATTAATTGTTTGCCGTTTTAGATACAGCGCGtaataaaaagaattaacatttattttagttagtataatattttttagtatattgcattaaaacttaaaaatacatttgtatccGACTACATAACATATTAGGTAATTCAACGATATACGCTTACCATAATACCTCCTATGTATGTTATCGTATATCGGTATGTACAtagtttctatatatataataaatttctacAGTTTTGTGtcttatcaattttttcacaGATTGTatagtgttaatttttttttgccgtAGTTTACATGTTATGGACTTTTAGAAAAAGTGTAATTTTGTCGCTGTTCCCACTTGTTCTATAGTACCTGTACGATTCAAAGTTACCTAGTATGACCACGAGTATtggtcattaaattataaaatatatgcattgaatcaaatatattctattccaTACTTTTATATCACAGGTCGTAACTCGtaaggtttataatataataatacacttatagCGAAGTACATTTCTGTGAAATGAGAAGAAGGACGCAGAAAGCGCGACGTGCTCTATTCGCACTTTTCATGACTTTTTTATGTCTATCcatccaataataaaatactgtataaagactataaactatacatcGAGGGCGGACCAACCCATTTGTATAAGCATTGTTTGATGTCATTATTcgcatatcattataatatcagtatattaattaatctatatacctacttgtattatagtactaaataaaaacatgcaaaagtggtttttacaaaaaaaaaaaaaaatgtctgtatattatcttcttcttcttcgaTAGTTCGATGTCGAACgatttctgtatattatactttaatagatatataatgcCGTTAAACTCTACACTAGTTTTTCCGGTGAGGCCTGTGCCTTTTACacatgatatttatttgaaagcgtctaaaatcgaataaataaacaaatggttaccaatgatataatattatatcggtgTGTggccgaaaaaaaaaacgaaaccgTCGTAAATCTGCACGCGCGCGCCAAAACTCGTTTtaccgaataataatatatttttatatttttctcgaCGAAAAGTCAGCTGCAGGAAATCACGTGCACGTCacaatatgtatgtttattgttattgtaccgACGATGAACCGTTTTTCGAGGCTCTGCagctcattttaataatatacgctgcacacatattatagtgtCATAGAATCACGTgcaatatattacgtattggATAGGTACGTACGACGGACCCTTCGACGGCGAGTGCGATATATGCGACCGCGCTGAGACACCCGACCGCAATAAACACGTAATTTTACGATatccgtaatattatatattttgtcgtCTTGTTAATAAACCGTTCCGAAACGCAATTGCGCGATCGTAAAATTCGTAGTCGTTGTTTTTTTTCGCTTTTCGACATAAACAAAGTCAaagcagcggcggcggcggcggcggtgacttataatattgtgctcGAACTGCAGCAGCGCCAACACACCTCCGACTCGAGAGAGAGGtttcttttttacttttcGGTTTTTACGACCAGTGTTCGCGCGATAGGTCCGGTCGTCTTGTACAAATTAATCCGACAAACGCGACGCGCGAGTCGCTCgcgtacacacatattatatatagtatgtacccacattatattatttcatttacacatatattatatgtgcgcgccgaagatatttatatatttttattttccataccACAAGTCAAACACGGTCGAACTGCTCGTAACGTTCGCGATTTGTGGCCGTCATAAATTGCGACAGGCAacgacgacaataataataataatattataagacgtGACGCGCGCCGCACCTGTTGCTGCAGTGACTTtcaaacgtaataataataataataatatgtatatataggtaagactatataatatatcgtgtgCGCAAATAAAATGATTCACCAATACATGCATGTTATGCTCACCCTCCTTTTTaagtatcatttaataataatgcggTAATTATACGAATGTTTAAAGAGGAGTGTGTCCTGTAGTGGagcaattcttttttttttcataattataacgatataattCTTTTCAACGCGTAGACTTACCCAATTTGATTGTAAAttgatgcatttttttttttgaaaacgatttgtatataaatcgaAATTCTGAgttatcaaacaaaaatgCATTCATTTAGTAgtatctacattataatattgtattcctTAGTCCATAATAATctgtttacattaaatataatatgtaatatgcatTAGTTTAgtcttttgaattttaatccgTCCTGGTgcgtaaacattttcaaaaaaatcattcttaTTAAGAATTGACAATACAAATGTGGAACCCATTTGTTTGCATATACTAATCTGAgtgtttacttaaaaatgtggATTTAAAGCAggtatagaataattattaattatttataagtagtaagtaccCACAAATAAATCCTATAAATtggaatttgaataaatggaTAACTAAATGGAAAATGCGGATTGAGCACGCTTGTttaatcactctgtatacatatagtaaaaaataatataaataccatgTGCCAAGTATGTTTATCATGGTTCAGTGATAAGTTATTGTTCGACCGTTAGAAATAACGTTGAGAGGATTGTGGAAGCgatgatgattattattggCTATTGCCGTCTACGCTGCCAGTGATTATTACCGTAGTGAGATTTCGAAATGATGTataaatgacatattattattataggtacctaactcgTATTCGTTATCAGACAGTTTTGAGTTTGTCCATtttccaattattaattaacttttgattttaaattgcgtgacataaaatttcttataacaatattaaagtacttaatattttgtatttgttgcTAATTCTTCCGTATACTCACGACATTCTGTCAGTACAGgtacacttaaatttttaactccaCAGTTTGtttcacaaattattattaatattttagcataAGTAAACCATGTGTTTTTCTAATCCTATCCTGTAGTCTATTGagtattgtttttcttttttaattttatcttttatttttgctttggCGTTTGTTGTGTTTTTGATTTCACTCGGTTAAGATTTTTTTGACACTGCAGTATTCGCCATTTGATTTTAATCTAGTCTTGAATATCATTTGTTATGCCTGTTTTACAGCCAGTGTCCAGTTGTTCTGTACAAGTTTTGTGTATttgctaaatatttttcactattttttttttaattaacatacagttaaattacgaataaaaaaataaaatagtattttagtataggTAGATACATTGATTATTCACGTGTATGTATCGTATTGTCACAAATGCAAAATTTATAGCTATGcgcacctatatattatacgtatgtgCATTAATACTGCGCTGTTTGTACAGACCCACGATGTCATttaattttcacatttttaaatactactaaatataatattattatgtgtttgtttccttgtattaatattaattttatatcgtcGTAAAAACGCAGTAACAAGGTTGGAttactatgatttttattatttaatatttattgtgtccatatattaaattataaaagttgtttaacgaaactatataatacacgtgTACTTTAACTATGCTGTTATATCTATGACCGTATCAACGTTGCGAGTTTTATGTATAACTGTTCATATTTTTCGAACCGTACAGCCATAATGTTTAgttgtgataaaaattatataaaaaggctatacaaataaataataataaatgtgtctaccgtataatttttatttttatttgggaAATATTcctaagaaatattaaattaatggtgTCAATGGTTTTAAGTTAACGATTcaagattttataattgattacaaTATTTCCCAATATGAGATACAAAACacaacaacaaattatttataagatattaataaaaaggcATAAAAAACCAACTagtcaacaaattaaaatataatatttattaaactggAAGTTAGCCACAACATTTAAATGAACTCTGAAAATCAGTTTATTACATCAGTATAGAtggaaaaacataaataacatgtacttttataataattatatttgattttaaaaaatcgacACACCATaataagtcaaaaaaaaacgagattttcgtcaaattaaaattttgagcGAAtcgataaatcatttataatgatattgtgtGCTTTTTTCAAAGGTCGAAATTCATGTGCGATTATAAACTTATCCGCAAGGCTAAACTTATCAGCTACCTTAATCCAAgtcatgaaaattatatctttttcttttactaatattgttgttgtttaacTCGTTTAATTGTCCTACCATTCcttaacaaatacattttgaaattccaTTTTTGCACGCTCCTCATTCTATTGTTATTCTGTATTTTCTTCGTCTAATCCATCTACAAAAAATTCTTTCTCTGCTGTCGTCTTAAATACATCTTGCTAACGAAGGcaaattctatttaataatctatagtCTATTATATGTACACTTTTCTTCAGTTGTACAACTATTACGATTCTACTAGGtctctaattaatattattattaattctacttaatgtattataatatatattgtaaatatcaaaatacctatatgttacTATAAACGTATGTTTTTGAGTTTTGgtctttattgttatataaaataaaatagctacCTACATATATCGTGCATCAACGACTGAAGCTGCTTAAGTGCTTATACACGTGGTTGACTTTAAGACACGGCTCTCGTATTATTGTACGATAAACCCGCCACTAGGGATAAAGAAtggataaagtaaaaaaaaaaaaaaagaaaacaatgaCGAATAACGAATAAGAGAAGCGCGCAATCCAGACCGCCAAgacggtataataatattattatgagattattattacatatataggtattattattattattataatgcagcACGGCTCTCGGACTTCATAAATCACCGTTGAAAATTCCACCACGGCGCGTTTAATTGATATTGACCGTACATATTGTTATCGTAATACCCGAATGGTGGCGTAGTAGTGTTTATAAACGTGTacggatttttatttttttatttattttttaataatataaattaagcgTCATTTGTTGCGCGTCAAAACGGTCGTAAATCCTTCACTCGGCGGAAAAAGAACAGCCGAGACGCCCACGCGTACCGGCTAATTGGACAACCGTAGTCGATCAACCCCACGccactatactatatactacaaCGGCCTGTACAAAAACAACTAAACAAGCCCTTCGCGCTATAAATCATTCCCCGAGATGACATTGTACGGCGTTAAACGCCTGCGAATTTGATTCGAATTACCAAAATGAAAACGTGTTGAACCGCGGTCGCGGTGATgggaacaaaatattatcatattatgctgCTGGCGGCAGCAGGtagtttccaaaaaaaaaaacatccaaACGCATagcgtaatattattgtaatacgtcGTGTTTTATATGATTTGTCCGTGTATAGGAACGCgatggtaggtatataataacgaataacatttttgttttcattcatttttgttCAAGAAGGTTGCAGGTACCCATTTCATTTAGATACAcgcaaacattaattatacgaTTAAGAAATATCTACACAATCGCaggtatttataacaatttgattttgaattcgTTAATAGATTAGAGTTTATCAATCGTCTCTTTTCTGGATCGTTGTTAgaacctattattaatatattttaattaaaataactatggtAAAatcctattttaattttttaaataagtgtttagtaatataatagtacctataaaagaGTTATTCAAAAATCTATTTAGGAAAAAATCTCAGACgtgatttagtattatttttgccTAAATAttggttgaaaaaaaagttattaatatattaaataaaaaaaaatttaataaatgtatatatttttttatcaatggtGTGAAAACTtaccttatattaattatctgtAACTATGTAgcattaaataacttttataacacACTCgcgttcaatttaataatataaaattgtattttattgattacagAAGATATAGGATGGTTATATACTTCTGAATTCTCTTGTACAAACTCAAAGGTATTATAATCATCAGAGTATGCATTACAACATCAATATGCACAGAACCTTatgacatataaatatttgatgtttaTAAAGCACAcgaacctatattatataaaatacatctcACTCGAAATCTCATCTTCCAAAGTGTCTACATGATGCTCGAACGACATCAAACATCATAATCAAGCTCACCCAAAGAAGAATTCGCTGTAGGACgggaataaaaaaatcataaaagtcTTTGAAATAGCCTGCGGACCAACttcgttttgtataaaattacgtGTCAGATGTATCATGctaccaacattttttataactgtattACTTATACACACCATCGTAGACCATAAAGAAGTAAGTGTTTGAACAATCTGTAAAGCCTAAAATcctctctaaaaaaaaagaagaagaaaagaaaaagaaatatacaaGGAATTTTCACGTATCcggtcaaatataatttatcgttaGTTTAGGactcgaatataatattagtgtatCATCTTTTAACCgtattgaattcaaaataatatagtctacATCTACCTACTACTATTGTGAACGTATTATGCAACATGagtgttatacatatttgtattatacaattgggTTACACATTTGGGTTCCGAAATGGCTATTATCACACAATGCGATAAATTGAGTCTGTTACTGCAGGTAGCAGTTTTTAAgaccttaaaaaaatatgcgtaTAGTTTGTTCTTTTTATCGAATCACAGCGGGACGGTCCACAGTTTTTAACCGCATTATGGTCGCTTTAAGGGTTCTGGTTGTCTATTTACGGACGCGACGAGAACAGAGGGACACCGGAATTTATTTACGCAATATTCaacgtatactatattatattgtacattatggCGACTCCGAGAGgactcaataaaaaaaataaataaataaaaaatagaaataacgcACGTAACCGGTGCGTGTGCGTGTATACTGCAACTCACTCGGGGAATggtttagtgttttttttttttttgttaatcctCATCGTTGCGTattcgtgtattattatattgataatatactaatatttggtTGTTACGTCTTCGGGGGTTTCTTATACACTACCTATATTGTTGCGGATTGTAAAAAGCAATTTACGGGGTGTCGTGACACACAATAATAGAAGTCGACAAAAGCGGCGCGTGTGgccgtataaaaaaatacgtataccGGAAGTATACgagcattattattgtattatgttatcgCGCCGTGAattccgtttttttttcacgttaCGCGAAAACGCATACTTCGACTGAGAATTCGTACATGGCGCGTTGTTTGAACCGTACACGGATCTCGAATCTTCTTTTCGACTCAGCAGAGTTAAACACGAAGTACTTGCgacatacatactatataacaCTGCATAGTATAATAGACTTATGTATCGTCATAGCATTATAATACGCGTTCATATAacacatcatataatattatgtttaaacggAGTCAATACATAAATCGTCTTGCTCTCTCCCATCGGCAATCGATGTACATATAGTCTCCGATATTATGAGACGCGTTTGGTTTCACGCGAAATCGCGctatgacattatattattatattgcggCGCGCCGGAACACTTTCACCGCTGGTCCGAAAACACACCCCCTCACGTGTGAAATCAACCACCCCACACGTGTTTACGCatatatactcataatatatataataagacatGTGGACGGAGAAAGTGTTCTGCAAATTTTCGTACACGGTAGCGGCCTACATAATATGCGAcactgataaattattattatttgtatatataacgTTAAAATTGGTTCAATACACACGCGGTGCTACCAGTCGTGTACGCAGCGTGCGTTCTTCTTCAAATTAAACTGTTGATATTAGACCTTTCAAAATTTCTCTGAAAATGTCTTTCGCAgccattatattgttattataatcccCGTCGCATatgtgcattataataataataataatatacccgtcattatattatatatatattacgttatGCGCGCGTTAGAAAGTGGCCGATCGTCTCCTGCTTTGTACGATAACGGTacgcacattataatattattatattatatcagctcatatatatatattatatattattatcgttatattattacaaaaacgaGTGCGGTTATAAAGTGAAGTCGTGTAAAACCGTCTCGTGTACGCGCAATGTGATAATATGCAGTGCTATATACTAACCACCCCCTCACCGCAGCGTGGTATTTcgacctacctatatattatataataaacctatTTACGTACACTGCACACATAGCGAATGTGTGCtgcgaaaaattataaatttgttttgacaCCCTATTGGTGGTCAGATACCCGCTGAGTCGACCATCACCGTCTCAATtgagacaattattattacggcattgtaggtatatacagtaggtaatctatatatatatatatatgtattttatattattatattatttgcgtGAGCGTGTTTCACGTATGACCGGATAGCATTATTGGAATTGAATTTGATCGTCAGTGTCAAAAAACTGTCCGAGTGGGTCGCCGGACAACGACGATGACGGGCGTGTGTCACGTGCCTTTTTGTTGTCCAGTCCCGCCGACGAAATGGAAACGTTTCGATCGGGTCGTCGTCGTGTTTTGCTCGCGTTTCTTACGCACACGTCTCGTTCCACGACCATCATACTGTCAAAGCCCTTGCAGTAGGGCGTTACGATTTTTTGATGTTCGGACATCGGCGATATGATATGATAATTGGTTTTCCCGAGAAACGTCACACGAggcaggtatataatatattatacaacaattgtCACAACAGCATGGTGTGATCAATATGACATATTAATGTGTACTGCTGCGGGTAATATAGACAGTGCTTGGTTTAGGGGGAAAGGATGACCCGAGTACCTCGAATAAATgttcagatattttttttagtgtacttcgatttttttttcgaattagAACACATCAGCGACGgtactttatatttagtataattgttTGCATAGTATTtgagtacatattttaagtttataatagacGAGTCGTAGACCACGGTCGTAGATTGATTTAACACCTTGTAACCACGTAcgatactataaaatactagAATACTAAGAACGTTTGTCCTAGAATAAGTACtagaagaataaaaaaaaaaaaaataatataattgaaaaatattatcatttagagAATTTGTCAGTCAAATgaagattaataaaatttgtgtttgtttattacaatattaattgtctTGTTTATTTCGTTGAAGGCACCTATATTTACTGCATGAGGGTCAGCTTTGACATACTTTTctgatcataataatttgagattaatttatatgtacgtTATgtcgttataaaaaaaaaattatatatttcatctatttacaatgttatatcaaaaataataatctattaactaggtagttataatattcagaACTACCAATGCTTTatcttcaatttattttttaaaaaaaaatcctaataTAGGCCGATTGAAtgcaaaaaaaacttttaaagtcCATAATCCTATATAGTgggttatgtttttttttgttggtttAAGTTAAACCCTATTATGCACGAgggtgtaatattatagggtCTGTGGTCCCTTCATATGGttacatatgatattataaaatagggaCTAAAATTCTTTTTTGTGTCACAAGGAGTACCACTAACCTCTACTTGCTCTAATCTTTTTCAATTCAAGCTTTGTGGAAATGtacatgtttaaattattgcattCTCACGCATGTCAATTTACCAGAACTTGTAAACATTGATTTTGTGATGCAGCtatcgtatatatacatagaggcatgcaaaatatattccatttttataaagactagttaaaaaatatatattttacaaacaaatttttggAGGTTCGTCACACCAATACTTTGACAACAAAATTTCTGTAAAAAGTGCTGGTGTGACAAACTTCATTCCTGgacgattttataataattgtgttattataaattaatattttttagattgtatagaattttattttttgagataAATTCTACACGTagaaaatgtacctacatatattatgtacgtgcacattaaaaattaaactgtacTATAAAACATATGATTAGAGtttcttcaaaaaataattgtaataataaacgctcaaacaacaaaattttagaaataaatattttgtttaagatTATTATGTGATGCTTATATAGAACGTATACATCTAATAGCAATTATTCATGTAATAATGGGTTATTgactgtttaattaataattataagtgacTTTGCGCTAATAAACGACCGCATTTAACCGATCATGAAAACACatgttttagtaattttattacacattaaCATACTCTACAATCAatgcaaaacataatataatattctagaaATATATACACTGAGCGCTTAACCCAAGgggaaaattataatctttagTATGCGATATGTGTAGGATGCTAATGCGATTTGATCATCCTCCCAGTACTGACCCACCTTTCGTTACGACTtacgtttgtatattttataatgtcgtGTTTTTATATCGGTTGAGAAAGAGGGTATAACATTCAcgtgtcataataattattataattaaatatttaaaccatcTTCTAAAgagattgtattaatatattataacgtgaaTATTGTTAAGTTATAGTGTTGTGGCGACGTGAACAATACACAACGAGCCGCCCAAATTATTTACGATGTCGACAGCGTACAATAGGAAAAACCCATGTTCTAGAATATTCCACGATGGTCTCGCTAGAGTATACTCGGGGATGTTCTAGAACAAAGCGGAGCCTATAAATACCAGCTGATCAGATGCTCAATTTTCATTCCGTCAGTGACTACGTATCGCGACTTACCGTGTTGTTCAGTTCGCAGTAATATTGTACGCGTAATTggtatttgtttgttatatttcattcttGTACATACATATCACAGTAATATagtgcttaatattttataaattgtgagtgattatttattaccataaaCCACAAATTGGTGACCTCGACGTGATGGAAAACAATGAATCGTCAGTAGCAAGAGTCGCGGTGAAAATTCCCGAGTTCATTTCGTCGGATCCCGAACTTTGGTTCGCCATGGTCGAGGGAAGTTTTGCCAGCGCAGGTATCAAGATCGACAGTACGAAATTTGGGTATGTTGTCGGCGCATTACCACCCAAATATGCGGTTGAAGTGAAAGATATCATAATGGCACCACCATCGGAAAACAGGtacgtaaaaattaaacaagaatTGGTCAAACGTCTCAGCGCATCCCAAGAAGAAAAAACTCGCCAACTATTGGAACGGGTCGAAATGGGTGATAGAAAACCATCGCAATTTTTACGCCATCTTCAAAGCCTAGCTGACACCTCCATTCCTGAAACACTGTTAAAAACGCTGTGGATGGGCCGACTACCGAAAAGTATTCAGGTAGCGCTGGCGATCGTCAAGGACTGCAAACTCGAGGACCTCGCAGCACACGCAGATAATATTGCAGACGCGTCTGGTCCTATGCTACCTCAGATCGCGGAATCAACTGTGAGTAATACTCTGGAAGCTACGTTAAATCTTAAGCTTTCACAGCTAGCGCTAGGGATTAATCAGGAAATCACGGCGCTGAGAAAAGAAATCGCTGAGATCAACACCCGTCCTGCACGTGGGCGAAGCCCCGATCCTAGTGCCCATCGTTCAAGATCTCGATCACGAAGTCGTAATTCACACGGTGTCAATGGAATCTGTTGGTATCACTGGCGTTTTGGATCCAACTCCCAGAAATGTGTAAAGCCATGTACATATAAGTCGGAAAACTAGAAAGGCAATCACTGATGGCGGCCAGTGAGCCAATGCCATTTCCACGCCGCCTATTTCTAACCGATCGTGTCTCACG
Protein-coding regions in this window:
- the LOC126550977 gene encoding uncharacterized protein LOC126550977, with product MENNESSVARVAVKIPEFISSDPELWFAMVEGSFASAGIKIDSTKFGYVVGALPPKYAVEVKDIIMAPPSENRYVKIKQELVKRLSASQEEKTRQLLERVEMGDRKPSQFLRHLQSLADTSIPETLLKTLWMGRLPKSIQVALAIVKDCKLEDLAAHADNIADASGPMLPQIAESTVSNTLEATLNLKLSQLALGINQEITALRKEIAEINTRPARGRSPDPSAHRSRSRSRSRNSHGVNGICWYHWRFGSNSQKCVKPCTYKSEN